From Cydia splendana chromosome 4, ilCydSple1.2, whole genome shotgun sequence, one genomic window encodes:
- the LOC134789878 gene encoding F-box/LRR-repeat protein 14-like has product MDLPFEVLVYIFKYLPKSDRKAASETCHAWYQAANAHCFLKNKLVILYKTVFSEDTSLLQIYEDSSTIYHNYFFNEVEISNKLLGFWERMGDYILSLTLRNCDICEKVFVHILQKCTNLESLTIQSCRELFMSGRLLEGKTEGLLAENLENLKILSLCGNQYLTDALFNRFVMAAPGMQELNLSACSLQFHLGLVKKFYPAGTDITLNPSESVLTFYFVHQFITSRAKNIKKLLFSNTLIDGAALKSLSETPDLKLQSLEVRSCDQLTNTGILALTSHQTSLRQLDVSLCSRVTDQSLVHICKNLVNLEYLNVQRCRAVTDLGVMELHQLKKLKSLNVSECDLITKDGLSKGICPVDNILLEDLDIHSLNLDQTGLIMILEKLPNLRSLDISYCFNAVTDTSIQVIFKNQVLLQSLKMSYCDKVSDAGLTGMGKLEVEGENDGPIMSSYDNSSTHQRISLGSRAEEEIVQDAKRKLDVMRMCEKINTNTFTGYSLARLKSLQVLDISACNRITDVSLTYAFNFKELIILNLSRCQQITHEGIVHLVENCPSIEHFNLIDCYNLRDEAVTEIVKGLHRLQTLELKGCNQLTDKTLESVQTYCRKLKFLDVQGCRNVSPELACLIGSSMPTLHTVLMTKPGPYVVDGVKQRSPAAAFLPALMRKFRLH; this is encoded by the exons ATGGATTTGCCTTTTGAG GTGTTAGTctacatttttaaatacttaccaAAATCGGACAGAAAAGCAGCCAGTGAAACATGTCACGCGTGGTATCAAGCTGCAAATGCCCACTGTTTTCTAAAAAACAAATTAGTTATTTTATACAAAACTGTGTTCAGTGAAGATACATCTTTATTGCAAATTTATGAAGATTCTTCTACaatatatcataattattttttcaatgaagttgaaatatcaaataaattacTGGGATTCTGGGAAAGAATGGGAGATTATATTTTAAGCCTCACTCTAAGAAACTGTGATATTTGTGAAAAAGTGTTTGTCCACATTTtgcaaaaatgtacaaatcttGAATCATTGACCATCCAAAGTTGTAGAGAGCTATTTATGTCTGGGAGACTGTTAGAAGGAAAGACTGAAGGACTCTTGGCAGAGAATTTAGAAAATCTGAAAATTCTCAGCTTGTGCGGTAATCAGTACCTTACTGATGCTCTGTTTAACAGATTTGTAATGGCAGCACCAGGGATGCAAGAGCTCAATCTATCAGCATGCTCTCTACAGTTCCACTTGGGATTGGTCAAAAAATTTTACCCAGCTGGGACAGATATAACCCTGAATCCGTCTGAAAGTGTTCTGACCTTTTACTTTGTTCATCAATTTATTACCTCTAGagcaaaaaatatcaaaaaacttCTGTTTTCTAATACTCTTATTGACGGAGCAGCTCTTAAATCTCTTTCAGAGACCCCTGATCTTAAGCTACAATCACTTGAAGTGCGATCATGTGATCAGCTTACAAACACTGGAATCCTAGCCCTAACATCTCATCAAACTTCCTTAAGACAGCTGGATGTAAGCTTATGTAGCAGAGTTACAGATCAGTCACTGGTTCATATTTGTAAGAATCTAGTCAACCTGGAATACCTTAACGTGCAGAGATGTCGAGCAGTCACAGACCTAGGAGTGATGGAACTGCACCAGTTAAAGAAACTGAAGTCATTAAATGTGTCTGAATGTGATTTGATAACCAAAGATGGATTGAGCAAAGGTATCTGTCCTGTTGATAATATTTTGCTAGAAGATTTGGATATACATTCATTGAATTTAGATCAGACTGGCCTGATTATGATTTTGGAAAAATTACCTAATCTGCGTTCATTGGATATAAGTTACTGTTTCAATGCAGTTACTGATACATCAATTCAGGTGATATTTAAAAATCAGGTGTTGTTGCAAAGTTTAAAAATGAGTTACTGTGATAAAGTGTCTGATGCTGGATTGACTGGCATGGGAAAGTTGGAGGTAGAGGGAGAGAATGATGGACCTATAATGTCTAGTTATGATAACAGCAGTACACATCAGAGAATTTCTCTTGGATCCAGGGCTGAAGAAGAGATAGTCCAAGATGCTAAAAGAAAATTGGATGTTATGAGAATGTGTGAAAAAATTAATACTAATACTTTCACAGGCTACTCTTTGGCTCGATTGAAAAGTCTACAAGTATTAGATATCAGTGCATGTAACAGGATTACAGATGTTAGCCTTACTTACGCCTTTAACTTTAAAGAACTGATTATTTTGAATCTGAGTAGATGTCAGCAGATTACCCATGAAGGAATAGTTCATCTAGTTGAAAACTGTCCCAGTATTGAACACTTCAATTTGATTGATTGCTATAATTTAAGGGATGAAGCAGTAACAGAAATTGTTAAAGGATTACACAGGCTCCAGACTTTAGAACTGAAG GGTTGCAATCAACTGACGGATAAAACACTGGAGTCAGTGCAGACGTATTGTAGAAAACTGAAGTTTTTGGACGTGCAGGGCTGTCGCAACGTGTCCCCCGAGCTTGCGTGCCTGATAGGCAGCAGCATGCCCACCCTTCACACGGTGCTCATGACCAAACCGGGGCCCTACGTGGTTGACGGTGTCAAACAGAGATCTCCAGCGGCAGCGTTCTTGCCGGCACTCATGAGAAAATTTCGTTTACATTAA